The DNA region TTCTTGACCCGATTGCGTAGTTCACGTTCATTCATATCGAAATGAACCCAACGCAGCACACTTGCCATCGTGGCCTCAGCGCAGACATTCGAGATTGAATAACTCATGCCGAGATTGGCACTCACAGTACGGTTAAACGTCTTATCAAAGACACTAAAGACGTCTGTGGTCGCCCCACCGATATCCACGCCCACAACATTAATGTCCTGATCTTTCGCAATCTGCTGCAAAATATCACCCACGGCACCAGGCGTTGGCATGATGGGCGCGTCTGTCCACTCCATTAGCCTGTCATAACCAGGCGCATGGGCCATGACATGTTCCAGGAAGACGTCATGAATCTTATCTCGTGCTGGGCCTAGATTCTCGCGTTCGAGCACTGGTCGCAAATTATCAACCATCTCTAAGTCGATCCATCCCTCATCCAGGACATCGCCAACCTGATCGCGAGCAGCTGAGTTCCCCGCATAGATAATTGGCATTTCATACTCACTACCAAAACGAGGCTGGGGACGAGCTGGCGCAATCAACTCCGCAAGCTCAACAACCTTCTCAGTAGTGCCTCCATCAGTACCCCCAGAAAGCAGGATCATGTCTGGACGAAGTTCGCGAATGCGCTGAATCTGCTCGTGGGGACGACGTTTATCATTTGACGAAATGACATCCATCACAATGGCGCCTGCGCCTAACGCGGCGCGCTTCGCACTGGCAGCAGTCATCTCAGCAATCACACCGGCAACCATCATCTGGAGCCCGCCGCCAGCACTTGATGTTGAGATATAGATATCACAACCTTCCGTATCTGTTGCTGGCTGAATAATGCGACCGTTGTCATCGACTAATTTGCGATCCGCCAACTCGCCAACCTCAGTAATTGCATTGACGGCACCAATGGTGACATCCGCAAAAGGTTGCTCAACAGTTGTTGGGGCTTCACCTCGTTGGGTCTGACGATAGACACCATCGATGAGCTCGATAAAAACTGCCTTCGTCGTAGTACTACCACAGTCGGTGGCAAGAATAATCTTGACCTTGTCTGTATCAATCTTGATTGTTTCGTGGGACGTTGCCTGCGACATCGTCGTCCTTTCCTTGGGAATGCTGAACTACTGAAACCTGGTCCTGATGAACACTTGAACCGGCTTCCTCTGACTCTACTATTGCCTCGATCTCCTCAAGCCGCATAAGAATGTACTCAAACGCCCCGCGATGTTCGACAAATTCGGCAAAATGGCGGAGCCCCTCTGTATCTGTGACGGTAGCCAGGATCGGCCGAAAAAAGTGCATCGCCTGCGAACTAAGATAGTTCAGAGGACGACTCATCTGCAGTGCCACGATAGCGGGTGTTGTCATCCGACGACTCACCACCGCTCGGCAAACTTTGTCAATCACCTTGCGCTGTGGCTCTGTTGGCTCCTGGGGGCCGGGCGGATCCACCGCAAAGGCATTCTTGATCCAGCTCATGCCGGCTGCTCCTGCATGTAGCTTTTGATCATGGACACAATGGGTTCCCTCTTGTTTGGAAAAACCAAGTGCAATCCAGAAAATGCATCAAATCGACTCCGACGCGATCGCGTTGATAAGAATCCACCAGCATCATCATGCACAAAACGCCGCAGCTGTCGCCATTGATAGCGCTTTCGTGTCATCGGAAAGACAGCAGTGATACCGCGCTGATCAATGGTGAAAGTGCTTGGAAAGAAGAATCTATTCAGGCTCAAGATCAGGATTACAACAGCGCCCAGTCCAACCCATGGGGCCCAGGATGGTGAATCAACCCATGTTGCAATCAACCAACCAGCGCAAACAATCACCACGAGCGCGACCATGGCTGCCACCCAACGCTGCCGCGCGGGATGAACCTTCCAGGTATACGCATTTTTCTCAATTACATCCATAAGCACATTTCGATCCAGGACCACCGGGCTGCTCGGGCGCTTGACGTGGCCGCGTAGTTTAGCAACTTACGTTTCATGTCGGGCCAGAAATGGGTTTGGAGCACAGGTTTATATGGATGCGATGGTGGCGGTCGCCGACTCCAACTCCAGCACCCTGCCATCACTGATCAATCGCAGTGTCCCAGTGGGATCTGTGGCTTCTACGATGCCCTGATGCTGTTGCTTACCGGAAGTGACGGTGACCTGCTGGCCCCGCAGCGCATCACGGTTCCCCCATTGCTCACGAAGCGATCCCAATGATGCATCCAGTTGTTGATCCAGCTCGATGAGCAGACGCTGGCAAACGCTGATGCGGTCGACTTCATAGCCCATCTGTCTCAAACTGACCGCTCGTTGAGCGACTGGCTCAGGCCAAGTTGATTGACCGACATTGATACCAATGCCAACAATCGCCACTTCACTCGTTCGTTCGATCAGAATGCCCGCCAGCTTACGACCAACTGATGACGTCTCAGAAGCTGCGGCGACTAATACATCGTTGGGCCACTTCAGTGAGATTGGCATGTCTATGAATGACTCCAATGCCATCGCTGTCGCAATTGGCGCGGCAAGTGGTAGAACACCGCGCGGATCATCTAAAACAACACTCAGTGCAACACCATGCTCTTCTGTGTCCAACCAGGTACGCCCTAACCGACCTCGCCCAGACTTCTGACGACCAGTTGCAACAACCAGACCAGGTTCCAACCCCAGACGTCGACAGGCATCCTGAGTTGAATCTGTTTCAGCAAGAACAACCACACGATTCAAATGCACGCTGTTGGCAGTAACCGCTTCGAGCATGTCCGCCCATTGATCGAGTGGCGTGAGCGCTGGCATTAAGAAATAGCCTCACGAGAATCAGATTCAAATGTAATGTCTAGTCCGATGTCGAGCCAGGAAGCGCTATGTGTAATTGATCCAGTCGAAATTCGATCGACACCACTCTCTGCAAGTGCTGCGACATTAGCCAATGTGACATTACCCGTTGCCTCTAAGAGCAAACGACTCTTTGCTTTATCTCGCAAGGCAACACACCGAGCCAAGAGATCAGCTGGCATATTGTCCATCAACGCGATATCCACTAGCGCGTCATCAACATTGAGCAGCGACTGAAACTGATCAATTGTGTCAACTTCAACCGCAACAAATTTCAACGGCCTGAGCGCGCGAGCTCGACGAGATGCCTCTGCTACACGATGCGCCAAATCGACATTCTTAACCCCTGCAAGATGGTTGTCCTTAAACATGGCTGCATCAGCGAGGCTCATGCGATGCGGCTCACCACCGCCACAAATCACCGCGTATTTCTGCCATGCGCGCAAACCTGGAATCGTCTTACGCGTGCCACAAATCACCGCCTTGGTATGCGATACTGCTGCAACAAATTGGGCGGTGAGCGTCGCAACACCACAGCTAAGACAGAGTAAGTTCAACAAGCTTCTCTCAAGCTCAAGAGCAATTTGACTCGAGCCCGTAACCGATGCAATCGCTTGCCCAGCGGCAACGCGATCTCCATCAGCGACGATTGGCGTCATTGAAAGTTCCTTGGCCCAGGGCGTCTCTCTTAGACCGCTGGCCAATGGCCCCAATCCTGCGATGACCCCTGGTTTTCGCGTCATCATTTGAGCTGACAACACCTCTGAAGCACCAACCATGCTACGAGTGGTCACGTCACCTAAGTGAATTTCATCTTCCGCCAAGGTACGAATCAGTAGCTCGCTTGCGACAAGAGGCGGCATCAACGTCGTGGCAGCATTCTCGATAGAAGCACAAAGGCCCCTATCTACAGCACTTGTTGAAGTGGAATCATGATGTCTGCTTGCATCTGACATTGATTGCAGCCTATCGTCTCGTATCCAGCCCGTCATTAAGAAGCCCGAGATGATCTACCTGAGTACACAAATGACTCATCATGAACCAACCATTTTCGACAAGATAATCAGCGGTGAAATACCCTGCCACCGCGTTTATGAGGATGACCTTGTACTCGCATTTCTGGATATCAACCCCCTGTCTCCAGGACATTTGTTGGTTATTCCAAAAGAACGCGCGGCACAACTCCATTTACTGAGCGATGAAGCAGCCGCAGCACTCGGCCGCGTGCTTCCTCGCCTGTGCCGAGCCGTAAGAGAAGCAACCGATATTGAAGCCTACAACGTCTTACAAAACAATGGCGATAGCGCAAACCAAGCCGTGTTCCATGTTCACTTTCATATTATTCCCAAGATACCCGACGGCCAAGGTCTCAATATGAATTGGTCAACTCATCCATTCGACAACGGCCAAACGCTCGCCAAGGCCATTGCCGAAAAGATTCGCTAACAAAGGTCGTACCTCAGGGCACTCCGCGATCTACGACTGCTCCAAAGTTGACTGAGCTGCCACTAACCGAGCAATCGGCACACGGAATGGTGAACAACTCACATAATCAAGACCGACCTCGTCAAAGAAGCGAATAGAAGCGGGATCACCGCCGTGCTCACCACAAACACCGAGCTTCATGTTTGGGTGCACTGCTCTACCACGCAAGACAGCTTCACTGACCAACTGACCCACACCAGGAACATCAATTGACTGGAAAGGATCTCTCTCAAGCAGTCCACGCTCAATATAGTCTGGCAAGAAGGTGCCTACATCATCACGACTAAAACCATAGGTCAACTGCGTGAGATCATTGGTCCCAAAACTAAAGAAATCTGCATGCTGAGCAACATCTCCAGCGGTCAAGGCCGCACGCGGAATCTCAATCATGGTCCCGATAGGAATGTCTAGTTTGCCTGTGAACTTCTTGGCTTTCTTAACCCGAACAATGACTTCCTCAACCTGGCTACGCAAGACGGCTAATTCTTGCTCCATACCAACCAGTGGAATCATAATTTCAGGAAGGGCTGCAATGCGTTTCTTCTTACATGCAATCATGGCCTCCACGATCGCAGTCACTTGCATCTCCAAAATTTCTGGATACGTGACCACCAGACGGCAACCCCGATGTCCCAACATTGGATTGAATTCATGGAGCTCAGTGATGCGCTCTCTTAAGCGAGCAAGCGATATTCCCATTGTTTTGGCGAGTGCTTTTTGCGTGGCCTCTTCACGAGGCAAGAACTCATGCAATGGAGGATCGAGCAAGCGGATCGTCACCGGCAACCCCTTCATCGCTGTAAAGATGCCCACGAAGTCGCGTCGCTGAAAAGGCAACAACTTCTTAAGCGCGCGGCGCCGAGCTGGCTCTTCTTCAACCATAATCATTTCGCGCATCGCTTTAATACGGTCGCCCTCGAAGAACATGTGCTCCGTACGACATAGCCCGATCCCCTGTGCCCCAAAATCGCGAGCGCGTTTTGCGTCGGCAGGCGTATCAGCGTTGGTTCTCACCTTCAAGCGGCGGACATCATCAGACCAACGCATGATGGTAGAAAAATCACCGGAAAGCTGTGGCAAGCGTGTTGCTACCTCACCATCCATTACCTCACCCGTTGATCCATCGATAGAGAGAACCGATTTATGATTGTAGTTTTTTCCATCAATTTTTAAGATCCGGGCTTTCTCATTAATTCGAAGTGAACCAGCACCCGCCACACAACATTTTCCCCAGCCACGTGCAACGACGGCTGCATGAGAAGTCATACCACCAGTTGAGGTGAGAATACCTGCTGCATGGTGCATGCCATCGACATCTTCAGGTGATGTTTCATTGCGCACAAGCAATACGGATTCACCAGCCTGTGTGCGAGCCACCGCTTCTTCAGCGGTAAACGCAAGCATGCCAGTTGAGGCACCCGGCGATGCTGGCAAACCAGTCGCAAGGACCTTGGCTTTTTTCTTTGCCTCCGGCGCAAAGCTCGGGAGTAGCAATTGAGTGATGTCATCTGGAGCGATACGGCCCAGTGCTTCAGCTCGTGTAATTCGTTTCTCTCGAACCATATCAACAGCGATTTTCAGTGACGCGGCACCCGTTCGCTTGCCATTTCGCGTTTGCAGCATGAACAGTCGTTCACGCTCAATCGTGAATTCAATGTCCTGCATATCGTGGTAATGATCTTCGAGGATCTTTTTGATCTCCATCAGCTGATTGAAGGCCTTTCGGTTCCAGTCCTTCATCTCTTTCAGGGGCTTTGGAGTACGAATACCCGCGACAACATCTTCCCCCTGAGCATTGATGAGAAACTCACCAAAGAACTTATTCTCACCTGTAGAGGGATCTCGTGTAAATCCAACCCCCGTACCAGAGTCATCACCCATATTGCCAAAGACCATGACCTGCACGTTGACAGCCGTACCAACTAAACCCGTAATCTCATTGATCTGCCGGTAACGAATGGCTCGCTTAGAGTTCCAAGACTTAAAGACCGCTTCGATTGACAAAGCCAGTTGTTTGTATGGATCTTGAGGAAAAGATTTTCCAACTTGGGATCGATAAACCTTTTTATAAGACTCACATAAAGACTGCATGCCCTTTATAGGCACGTCAGCATCAACTTGGGTCTTGTAACGTTTTTTGATCTTCGCAAATTCAGCTTCAAAGCGGTGATGGTCTACATCCATCACAACATCACCAAACATATTGATGAGTCGACGGAAAGCATCTAATGCAAACCGCTCATTTTCGGTTACTTTGGCGAGACCTTTGACAGCCTTATCATTTAAGCCAAGATTGAGCACCGTATCCATCATGCCAGGCATTGAAACTGCAGCACCACTCCGCACTGAAACCAACAACGGATTAGACGAATCTCCGAAACGTTTGCCGGTCTCTTTCTCCAAGCGACCAATTTGACTGCGCACCTCATCCATAAGTCCGGGCGGCAACTTACCTCCAGCTTTGTCAAAAGCGGCGCAGGTCTCAGTGGTAATTGTGAAACCAGGCGGCACTGGTAAACCAATAGTGGTCATCTCAGCCAGATTCGCACCTTTTCCACCAAGCAGTTGTTTATCACTGCCACGGCCATCAGTGCGCCGGGGGCCAAAGGCATAGGTCATGCTGCCAGATCGACGCGATGAACGTTTCTGAACTGTCTTTTTCTTTCGGACTGTTGACTTCCGTCTTTTCACCGTGGTGGGCATCTCGATTGAGGCTCCTGTAAAGGGGCTAAAAGTGTGAGTCCTGGGCGGACTCGGTCCATTCATAAAGGGTCAAATTTCACGCCCCCTCCATCACCCTGCCTAGCTACCTAAACAATTTGAGTGGACGGGGCTGGCAGTGTAGCAGGGTGGCAACACCTCCAAACAAAGACGCATCCCAGCTCTCGATTCGGGATTCCATGATTGGGGGCGTATGATAGAACGATGCGCCTCTCGGCAAACAAGCTCTCCTGGCAATGTGATCCCAAGACACTCATTGCCGCATGGCCAGAATACTGGCCACTGGCCTTGGCAAATTTTGCTCACAGAGATTGTGTGGACGCTCATGCAGACGCACACCGTCAGCATTCATCATCCAAAGTAACAGTGATCGCCCGACCCCAAGGCCGCTATTGCTGCATGCCAGATCACAAGACCACATCCTGCCCACTTTGGAGCAGCTATGACGATAGTCAACCTCCATTTCAGCCCAATGATCTCACTGGCCAGCCTCTCGACGACCTTGATCTTCTCCTGAGCTGGACTGCGGTACCTCCCATAAATGATCCTCAGACCTCACCGTTCCTTGGTGGCTGGATCGCATCAATCGGCTACGAACTGTGCAGCCAACTTGAGCCAACGGTGACACCAAGGCCCATAAGTCCAGACAGGGCTCATTGGCCATTGTTGGAAATGCTCTGGTGCCCAACAGCATTCGTCCATGATGCCGACCGTGACCAATGGTGGGCCGTTGGCCACTGGACTGAATCAGAATTAGAAACACTGATGAACGCAATGGCGCTCGGTGAAAATGTCGGCGAACAGTCAATCCAGTGTGTTTCAACCAACGCCCTGATTTCAGAGAACGCCTATGTTGAGAAAATCGACGACGTACTCGACTACATCGCTGCAGGCGATGTCTTTCAAGTCAATCTGACCCAGCAGTTCGAAACAACTGTGACAGGTAGCCCCCGCCAACTTGCCACGCGCGTTGCCTGCGAGCCTCAAGCACATTTTGGTGCCTATCTTGAGCTGGGAGCACAAGATGGCGACACGAATGCAAGACGATGGCTGGCATCTCTTAGCCCAGAGCTTTTCTTGTCATTCAATCCTCAGACAAGAGAAGTAAAAACGCGTCCCATCAAAGGCACATTAGCTGCCAACCAACCTGCTCAGACACTACTTGATTCTGAAAAAGACAAAGCTGAACTCCATATGATCATTGATCTGATGCGCAACGATCTAGGTCGTGTTTGTACCTTTGGCTCCATCACTGTCTCCCGTGATCGATGGATTGAGACGTATCCGACAGTCCATCATGCCATTGGTGAAGTCACCGGAGTCCTGAAACAAGGGGTTCAACCTGGCTCACTGCTCAAAGCAACCTTTCCTCCAGGCTCAGTCACCGGCGCGCCCAAGGTTCGAGCGATGCAGATTATTCGAGATCTTGAGCCACAACCGCGCGGTCCGTATTGTGGCGCTATCGGCCTTTTCGGAAACGATGGCTCCATCGAATTGAACGTCTCGATCAGAACGCTTTGGGCGTACGATGAGTCGAATACACTGGGCAATCCAATTCAGGCGAAGATGTACTATGGCGCTGGCGGTGGCATCGTGGCAGATTCCAATCCACAAGCTGAATACAAAGAGAGCTTGCAGAAGATGGCTGTGGTCGAAGATCTACTGACCCTTCCTACACCTCAAACCAACCCCGTTACCGTTTAGATTTTCAACGCCCGATCATCATGCAATCAAACGTTCACGATGACGTTGAAGTTGAGCTCGTTGCTGCACCGCGATGTAGCGGCATATTTGATCGACTACAAATGAACGGTGCGAGGGATTGAACGTGAATTCAAACGTGAATCCTGCATAGGTGTGGCGATCTGCCTCCATATGCGTATGCACGAGCTTACTAGTCGCACAAATCGGCGTACTCAATTCTGGTGGCAATGAAAAACGTAGCCAGAATAATTTGCGGGTGTGCAGATGGCTTGAATCATCACTTGAGATATGCATTCCCAAACCGCCACCACCAATATTGACCAATCGACCAGCAAAGCGGGGCCCAACATCGGGCATGACTTCATCTGGACCAAACGGCAATTCAATGCGAGGACGCGGCACGACTGACGATCGCCGCTGCTCTGCCTCAAATTCAATCTCATTTGCACGCTCGGCCAACATGACCGATTTGGGATCCAAAAGCGGCCATATCTCTACCTCTGGAAGAACCAATGCTGCTGTTTCCACACGATAGAAGTTACGTCGCTGGCAGCGCTCAACTGCAGCAGGAAGCTTGAGCTTTAGTGCTGGAATAGTGCGGCTACTGTTAATTGCATGTTTTACATTTCCAATGTTCACTGTCGAGAACATCCAACGATTTTGTCCAATGGCCATAATTCCAATTAACTCGACGCCTTCATCAATTTGAAGCTCCTGCCCCAGTGCCATGGGCCGCTCTACAATCATCGCGTCACCATCAAGGTGCATCAGGCGTGAACGCCAAATAAGATCCCCACCCTTTTCCGTTCCATCGCGATCGCTTGCAATAGCAAGTTCGATCGAGCCATTGCGGTCATTGATCTGTTGTAGGCTTCGACGCCATCCGGTGGTTCTGGATCGATTCGCAGGCACGATTGGGCTCCCGTTTTTGAATGTCCTCTGGGACAAGACTTTGGATCGTTGGTGGTGTTGACACATAGGCCAGCGCGAGTGGAACACCCGCCACCTGACCTATTGGGACCATCGACGGGTCCATAGGGGGCCTTAAGTCGAATCCTGTAAGTTTGTTGCAGCTATTTTGAGAGGCGATCAGATGGCCTTAAAGACCAATAATCCCGCATTTGAGAGCCATTGAGGCCGTTCAAATCCCGCCTGACTGGCCACTAATTCCAGTGCACCCATGGTCCATAAGCGAAAGCAGGGTTCGCCGGGCAGAACGCCAGGTTCTTCCTCGTTGACTGCCTCCCCAGTGCGGATGGCAAAAACAAGATCTCCGTGAGCCCAAGCCAGCTGAAGGTGGCCATCCTCGCTGACTCCATCCTGCCATCGTCCCTCGGTCAGTTCACTGAGTAGGTCCTGAGGAATATCATCAATAATGATGGCCCCACCAGGCTTCAATTGGGCTCGCCATTGCCCCAATAAGTTAGCCGCTTCTAATGGATCCACCAAAAGCATAAAAGTGTTACCTAAACAAATGATGGCATCGGCGCGACCAGTCTCATTTGGCAGCGGTTGATGAAAATCAGCACAGATGACCTTGGCCTTGATTCCCTTAGATTGAAGCAACGAGCAACAAGAATCCACGCTCTGCTGGTCATGGTCGACACCAAGAACTTCATGTCCTTCTGATGCGAGAGGCACAAGCACCCGCCCCGTTCCACAGCCCTGGTCAATCACTTGCTTTGGCGCTTCACCAAGCCAATCCAACAAACCGTAGATTTGCGCATCAGATCGATCTTGGTCATAAACCTCGTCACCGCTCAGAAACCACTGCTCATGCGATTCACTCACTTGGCTTGCTCCAGTAACGAACGCAACTCTTCAAACTTGGCCTTCGAGTCTTCTTTTTCTGCTAAAGATAACTGCCCACTCCCAAAGCGAATATCGTAATAACGCAGCGTCAATATTCTTATCAACCCGCCTACCTGTTCTCTATCAACAGCAATTTCTTGAGCAAAAAACAGCGGGGATTTCCAAGCGGGTTTCCGAATTCCATTCTTTGCCAGTAACCCAAGCATATCTACATAAAAATGCGCCTCTCGCCTTAGTTCGCGCCGACGTTGGTAACCATAATTGGCGAGATGCATTGCTTGATCGGCTCGGGAAAAGCGCACCCGAACTTGAATGAAAACGCAAAGTAAAAGCAACACACTTACAGTAACAATACCGAGCCACACATAACCACCCACGCCATAATGAAATGAACGATTAAAGTACTGCCCCCATTTTGCAATCTGTTCCCATGCCCCAGTGATAAAACCCCAAACATCCAAACCAAGATTCCGTGAAATCTGCTCTCGAGCGTTTGAATCAAATTCTAAGACCGAAGTATTCCATGTATTTTCAAGATCCTCATATAACCATCTCAGACTGTTCGCGATAGAAAGATCGCGAATGTAAAATTCGCTCAATGCGCCTGGAGGAGTGGCGTCCATTGGTGTCCATGCCCGTAAACCGGTTCGCACTTCGGTCCAAGCATGCGCATTTTGCGCCAAGACGACGTATTCATTGGCATCATCGTCATAAAGCACACTCAAAAATCCAGTGACCAACCGAGCCTCAACACCAACTGACTGACAAAGTACTGCCAGGGCTGTTGCAAAGTACTGACAATGGCCCTGTTTTGCGTCAAGAAGAAACCAGCTAATCGGATCGCCCAGACGACTAATTTCATTCAATGAGAATTGACTACCAATATCTAGCAAATAGCGGTAACGGCCCGAACTCAATTCGCGTAAGAAGACGTTGGCAGCTTGCCTTGACCAATTCCAGCGTTCATCGAGTGACGACGGCGACTGACGTGGAATACCTGCAGCATCCATCAGTGAATAAGCCATTGCCTGCACACGAGGATCAGGCGTGGAAAGCTCAACCATAGGGAGCGGATCTACGTCGTCAGTAAGTTCTGTCAACAATAAATCGGAAGGCTGCAGCTTCGACAAGACCTCGTACTCAACAACCCGCTGCCTTGGTGGAGACAGTGCAATTGTCTGAACTTCAGGCTTATAGTTGACTTCAATTTCATCATCTGCACGGAGCGCGAACGGCGCATAGAGAGAAGGCAAGGCCTGCATGCGCAAGCTCAGTAGAAATTTCTGGCGCACATATTCTTCTGGCGCTACGATGGGTGC from Phycisphaerales bacterium includes:
- a CDS encoding DUF3488 and transglutaminase-like domain-containing protein, producing the protein MTLLRQLPFIVFVLALISVVAQGVAQENPLLLIIAGTIAVVSWYITEWKGGHTLPVWVARALLIPVVAYALIESLQGSADLRPILGRFLLFLLLIKLYEEKTSQNYGLILLLSFVLMIVGCLLVAGPLFAVLLISYAVLSTLGLMLYQLFDARDIATHDRERPVPAGVIMPPLRPVYSRGLLRQFFVLTLMLGVLGFIISCFVFLFYPRVIQSGMLSGVMTSTRRVTSFNDNIDLFGNLSVTPSASRVFRLQLRDEHDQPIRMSLPLRLRASVFEVYEDGLWFSRQADQSDLIAVDSSKFQYFAPIVAPEEYVRQKFLLSLRMQALPSLYAPFALRADDEIEVNYKPEVQTIALSPPRQRVVEYEVLSKLQPSDLLLTELTDDVDPLPMVELSTPDPRVQAMAYSLMDAAGIPRQSPSSLDERWNWSRQAANVFLRELSSGRYRYLLDIGSQFSLNEISRLGDPISWFLLDAKQGHCQYFATALAVLCQSVGVEARLVTGFLSVLYDDDANEYVVLAQNAHAWTEVRTGLRAWTPMDATPPGALSEFYIRDLSIANSLRWLYEDLENTWNTSVLEFDSNAREQISRNLGLDVWGFITGAWEQIAKWGQYFNRSFHYGVGGYVWLGIVTVSVLLLLCVFIQVRVRFSRADQAMHLANYGYQRRRELRREAHFYVDMLGLLAKNGIRKPAWKSPLFFAQEIAVDREQVGGLIRILTLRYYDIRFGSGQLSLAEKEDSKAKFEELRSLLEQAK